From Terriglobales bacterium:
TCGACAATCATTACACGGCAATCTGGGAGCTCTCACCGCACGGCGTAAGCCGCTGCAGGACTCGCCGACGCCCGCGGGAAATCCGGCGGCCGCGATCGCTCTGTTGCGCTTGCATGCCTACTCCGGGGACAACAAACATCGCGACATCGCGGAATCGACACTGGAAGCCTTCGCCGGTATTGCCGGTAACTTCGGGATCTTTGGCGCGACGTATGGAATCGCGGTAGCTCTCTACTCGCGTCCGCACACGCAAGCCGTGATCGTGGGCAAAGATGAAAATGCGCGCGAACTGTATCGTACTGCGCTCTCACCATTCAGCATTTCAACGTCGGTGCTGCGGTTCGATCCTGATCATGTGGTCGAGAAGAACCTCCCTCCGGTGTTAGCACAGACAATCCCGAGCCTTCCGGCGCTCAAGCAGCACAAGAGCGTCGCTGTGCTGTGCTCTGGATTTACATGCCAACCGCCGATGGAGTCGGCGAGCGTTCTCAAACAATACTTGCACCAGCAGGAGCAAGCGTCTTCCGCTAGAAAGATCTCGTAACGTCCAGGAGCAAGCATGCGAATTGCATTTCTCGGATTGGGAATCATGGGCAAGGCTATGGCCCAAAACCTGGCTAAGGCCGGTCATGAACTGAGAGTATGGAACCGTTCCCCAGGCAAGTCGGTAGACGGTGCCCACCCCGCTTCGACTCCCAAAGAAGCTGCGAAGGATGCTGAGATTGTCTGGCTCTGCGTGTCTGACACGAAGGCTGTGGAAGAGGTGTTGTTCGGAGAGGACGGAGTGATCGAGTCGTTGAAGGCCGGTGCAATCGTTGTTGACTCCAGCACGATCCTCCCCGACGCCAGCCTCAAGTTCGCGGAACGAGTACGACAAAAGGGGGCCGATTTCGTCGACGCTCCAATGACGGGTTCCAAAGTGGGAGCCGAGAGCGGCCAGCTTATCTTTATCGTCGGGGCTCGCGAAGAAACGTTTGAGAAGCTGCAGCCGCTCTTCAGCGTAATGGGAAAAAGCGCGGTGCGCGTAGGCGCAAATGGCAAAGGGTTAGCGGCAAAGCTATCAATGAATCTGATGATCGCGCTTACTTACGAAGGATTTGCCGAAGCTCTGGTTTTGGCGAAAAAACAGGGCGTCGACCTGAAGCCCCTCATGAGTTTGATTAACCAGTCGATGGTCCGATCCGGAGTTGTGGACTACAAAGCCCCGTTCGTAATGGCGCGAGATTTCTCCGCCAATTTCCCCATGCGGCTGATGCACAAAGATATTCGTCTCATGCTCGAGGCAGCGCGGCAAAACGGAGTGAAGCTTCCCGGACTTGAAACCGTCGACAAGGTTTATGAATCCTCGACGCGCGAAGGCAATGCCGACCTGGACTACGCTGCCACTCTCATGACGCTGGAAAAAGCGGCGGGTGTGAGCTGATACGTGGAGGCTCGTGCCGCGTTTGGCGGCACTATTCGATGTGAGCCCGGCACACGGTGCCGGGTGCTGAAGGCCTGATGCAAGCCCTGTAAGGGCGACACTCCGGTGTTCAGATTCTGACCAACCAGATTGCATGTCCCGCAAGTGCCGCCCCTCTCCGGGGCTCTGCTCCACAAAACTTCGCCCCGGCACATCGTGCCGGGCTCATCTCGCATCGTGCCGCGAAACTCGGCACGAGTGGGTACTCCGTTAAAAGGAGTTTGTCCCGCTGTCCTAAACCCTAGGGAGCGGTACTCAAAAACGACGAATTGAAAAGCGCGGGACCGGCTTCCAAAAAGGCTCGTTCAGCGTGCGGTTGCAACCTGGTGTTGTGAGCGCACGCCGTTGTGAAGGTCCATCCACATGTCCATTACCCGCTGCCGCAGTTCAGTGGTCAGGCTCTCATAGGTCTTTTCCGAAGCGCCTCCCACGGCGGGTGGTTCGATGGGCGAGCCAATGCGAACTTGCAATGTCTGAAAGAGCCTGATTCCTTTTCCTCGTCCCCATGCTTTTTCGAAGCCGTCGATCGCCACAGGAACGATCGGTACCTGCACATGTGTCGCGAGAATC
This genomic window contains:
- a CDS encoding NAD(P)-dependent oxidoreductase, which produces MRIAFLGLGIMGKAMAQNLAKAGHELRVWNRSPGKSVDGAHPASTPKEAAKDAEIVWLCVSDTKAVEEVLFGEDGVIESLKAGAIVVDSSTILPDASLKFAERVRQKGADFVDAPMTGSKVGAESGQLIFIVGAREETFEKLQPLFSVMGKSAVRVGANGKGLAAKLSMNLMIALTYEGFAEALVLAKKQGVDLKPLMSLINQSMVRSGVVDYKAPFVMARDFSANFPMRLMHKDIRLMLEAARQNGVKLPGLETVDKVYESSTREGNADLDYAATLMTLEKAAGVS